The following coding sequences lie in one Benincasa hispida cultivar B227 chromosome 6, ASM972705v1, whole genome shotgun sequence genomic window:
- the LOC120079870 gene encoding uncharacterized protein LOC120079870 isoform X3 — protein MEFYQTDSQALLVQIRRQEVLLKSKRRWLLGLPTSVSRPKYSDHSDFLNKRNLPESLLREDDVFYETVKTRVEEAFGVLNVETRHLGIRANRILDTCKVGKLIMSCLNDLSIRGLYLLAIILTEDSVQLEKTRWKLKRAIKEFIPKVLRRKSEDCRQLEMVKGLSQLFNDSKNFRRRCSATLTSSSLSIHDAVSQVLYGLGDLPTQVLLAMRRKLEGVRFMPQMKRHRHGWGRDRLINLLTKISEKMLSSIGEGDELQESLAKAMAVADLSHKLVPGRHNSSLIEFYPFSPQIKTLHNEIVKAIWFVRRKGNFQKLKQLKSLLDPDAKVSHRNLRHSIKAMLIDYLFECSDMDTVPKSLLKALALVNADSRSATDSVFSQDEIEEDAECVFSLSAQMKQVVWDLLPNCDFEHDFADAYMEELEESDDDFEEINDDSCDGWPQEDKEPQSVYVEGMGESMPANLDHSSVGNILAPSQASLNNADVESLQYSTPMHVKREGSLDSSFSCRLSFMESKGQHDACNLSSNQQVGNEGTPNILLDKNSTSYTSKTGCLSSFNMSSPMPRMEPSKPSTFKNQYLMVQEACDETSMIAYNFIGRLLEEFARSEGVELDWCANLYLSSNSSIEEDLSVEQRDFNSCWDCDSQGFLLV, from the exons ATGGAGTTCTATCAGACCGATTCTCAAGCACTTCTGGTACAGATTCGACGTCAAGAGGTCCTTTTGAAATCGAAAAGAAg ATGGCTACTGGGCCTTCCTACATCTGTGTCTAGACCAAAGTATTCTGATCATTCTGACTTTTTAAATAAACG AAACTTGCCTGAATCGTTGCTGAGAGAAGATGAT GTTTTTTATGAGACTGTCAAAACAAGAGTTGAAGAAGCGTTTGGAGTGTTAAATGTTGAAACAAGGCATCTCGGTATTCGAGCCAATCGAATATTAGATACTTGCAAAGTTGGAAAACTCATCATGTCATGTCTCAATGATCTGAGCATCAGGGGACTTTACCTTCTTGCCATAATACTTACTGAAGACTCTGTCCAATTGGAAAAGACTCGTTGGAAGCTGAAAAGAGCCATCAAAGAATTTATTCCAAAAGTTCTAAGAAGGAAGAGTGAAGACTGTCGACAATTGGAAATGGTTAAAGGATTGTCTCAACTTTTCAACGACTCAAAAAATTTTCGAAGAAGATGCTCAGCAACTTTGACATCGAGTTCGTTATCTATCCATGATGCTGTATCACAGGTGCTGTATGGATTAGGAGACCTGCCCACCCAAGTTCTATTAGCTATGCGTCGAAAGCTTGAAGGAGTTCGATTTATGCCTCAGATGAAACGTCACAGGCATGGGTGGGGTCGTGATCGTCTGATTAATCTTCTTACAAAAATTAGTGAGAAGATGCTTTCATCAATTGGTGAAGGAGATGAATTGCAAGAATCACTTGCAAAAGCCATGGCAGTGGCTGATTTATCACACAAACTAGTACCAGGTCGTCATAATTCGTCCTTAATTGAGTTCTATCCCTTCTCACCCCAAATAAAAACCTTGCACAATGAAATAGTAAAAGCTATATGGTTTGTTAGAAGGAAGGGTAACTTTCAGAAGCTCAAACAGTTGAAATCTTTGTTGGATCCTGATGCTAAAGTGTCCCATAGGAATCTAAGACATTCAATTAAGGCGATGTTAATagactacctttttgaatgTAGTGATATGGACACTGTGCCGAAATCTCTTTTGAAAGCTTTAGCTTTGGTAAATGCGGATTCTCGAAGTGCAACAGATTCAGTTTTCTCACAAGATGAAATTGAAGAGGATGCTGAATGTGTATTTAGTCTGAGTGCTCAGATGAAACAAGTAGTTTGGGATTTACTACCTAACTGTGACTTTGAACATGACTTTGCTGATGCATATATGGAAGAGTTGGAAGAAAGCGATGATGATTTTGAGGAAATTAATGATGATAGTTGTGATGGCTGGCCTCAAGAAGACAAGGAACCCCAATCTGTTTATGTTGAAGGTATGGGGGAATCAATGCCGGCCAATTTGGATCATTCTTCAGTAGGGAATATCTTGGCCCCTAGTCaggcatccttaaataatgcaGATGTGGAATCCCTCCAATATTCTACACCTATGCATGTTAAGAGGGAGGGTTCTTTAGATTCTTCTTTTAGTTGCCGTCTTTCATTCATGGAATCCAAAGGTCAACATGATGCATGTAACCTGTCTTCCAACCAACAAGTGGGGAACGAAGGCACACCAAATATTTTGTTGGATAAGAACTCTACTAGTTATACTTCAAAAACAGGCTGTTTAAGTTCTTTCAACATGTCATCTCCAATGCCTCGGATGGAGCCTAGTAAGCCAAGCACGTTTAAGAATCAATATCTTATGGTTCAAGAAGCTTGTGATGAAACTAGCATGATTGCTTATAATTTCATTGGCCGCTTGCTAGAAGAGTTTGCAAGGAGTGAAGGCGTAGAGTTAGATTGGTGTGCTAATTTATATCTGAGTAGCAACTCTTCAATTGAAGAAGACCTTTCTG TGGAACAAAGAGACTTCAACAGTTGCTGGGATTGTGATTCTCAAGGGTTTTTGTTGGTCTGA
- the LOC120079870 gene encoding uncharacterized protein LOC120079870 isoform X2, with protein MEFYQTDSQALLVQIRRQEVLLKSKRRWLLGLPTSVSRPKYSDHSDFLNKRNLPESLLREDDVFYETVKTRVEEAFGVLNVETRHLGIRANRILDTCKVGKLIMSCLNDLSIRGLYLLAIILTEDSVQLEKTRWKLKRAIKEFIPKVLRRKSEDCRQLEMVKGLSQLFNDSKNFRRRCSATLTSSSLSIHDAVSQVLYGLGDLPTQVLLAMRRKLEGVRFMPQMKRHRHGWGRDRLINLLTKISEKMLSSIGEGDELQESLAKAMAVADLSHKLVPGRHNSSLIEFYPFSPQIKTLHNEIVKAIWFVRRKGNFQKLKQLKSLLDPDAKVSHRNLRHSIKAMLIDYLFECSDMDTVPKSLLKALALVNADSRSATDSVFSQDEIEEDAECVFSLSAQMKQVVWDLLPNCDFEHDFADAYMEELEESDDDFEEINDDSCDGWPQEDKEPQSVYVEGMGESMPANLDHSSVGNILAPSQASLNNADVESLQYSTPMHVKREGSLDSSFSCRLSFMESKGQHDACNLSSNQQVGNEGTPNILLDKNSTSYTSKTGCLSSFNMSSPMPRMEPSKPSTFKNQYLMVQEACDETSMIAYNFIGRLLEEFARSEGVELDWCANLYLSSNSSIEEDLSVEQTHIKAKGNDSVIIKVCQELIPPLSKSGTKRLQQLLGL; from the exons ATGGAGTTCTATCAGACCGATTCTCAAGCACTTCTGGTACAGATTCGACGTCAAGAGGTCCTTTTGAAATCGAAAAGAAg ATGGCTACTGGGCCTTCCTACATCTGTGTCTAGACCAAAGTATTCTGATCATTCTGACTTTTTAAATAAACG AAACTTGCCTGAATCGTTGCTGAGAGAAGATGAT GTTTTTTATGAGACTGTCAAAACAAGAGTTGAAGAAGCGTTTGGAGTGTTAAATGTTGAAACAAGGCATCTCGGTATTCGAGCCAATCGAATATTAGATACTTGCAAAGTTGGAAAACTCATCATGTCATGTCTCAATGATCTGAGCATCAGGGGACTTTACCTTCTTGCCATAATACTTACTGAAGACTCTGTCCAATTGGAAAAGACTCGTTGGAAGCTGAAAAGAGCCATCAAAGAATTTATTCCAAAAGTTCTAAGAAGGAAGAGTGAAGACTGTCGACAATTGGAAATGGTTAAAGGATTGTCTCAACTTTTCAACGACTCAAAAAATTTTCGAAGAAGATGCTCAGCAACTTTGACATCGAGTTCGTTATCTATCCATGATGCTGTATCACAGGTGCTGTATGGATTAGGAGACCTGCCCACCCAAGTTCTATTAGCTATGCGTCGAAAGCTTGAAGGAGTTCGATTTATGCCTCAGATGAAACGTCACAGGCATGGGTGGGGTCGTGATCGTCTGATTAATCTTCTTACAAAAATTAGTGAGAAGATGCTTTCATCAATTGGTGAAGGAGATGAATTGCAAGAATCACTTGCAAAAGCCATGGCAGTGGCTGATTTATCACACAAACTAGTACCAGGTCGTCATAATTCGTCCTTAATTGAGTTCTATCCCTTCTCACCCCAAATAAAAACCTTGCACAATGAAATAGTAAAAGCTATATGGTTTGTTAGAAGGAAGGGTAACTTTCAGAAGCTCAAACAGTTGAAATCTTTGTTGGATCCTGATGCTAAAGTGTCCCATAGGAATCTAAGACATTCAATTAAGGCGATGTTAATagactacctttttgaatgTAGTGATATGGACACTGTGCCGAAATCTCTTTTGAAAGCTTTAGCTTTGGTAAATGCGGATTCTCGAAGTGCAACAGATTCAGTTTTCTCACAAGATGAAATTGAAGAGGATGCTGAATGTGTATTTAGTCTGAGTGCTCAGATGAAACAAGTAGTTTGGGATTTACTACCTAACTGTGACTTTGAACATGACTTTGCTGATGCATATATGGAAGAGTTGGAAGAAAGCGATGATGATTTTGAGGAAATTAATGATGATAGTTGTGATGGCTGGCCTCAAGAAGACAAGGAACCCCAATCTGTTTATGTTGAAGGTATGGGGGAATCAATGCCGGCCAATTTGGATCATTCTTCAGTAGGGAATATCTTGGCCCCTAGTCaggcatccttaaataatgcaGATGTGGAATCCCTCCAATATTCTACACCTATGCATGTTAAGAGGGAGGGTTCTTTAGATTCTTCTTTTAGTTGCCGTCTTTCATTCATGGAATCCAAAGGTCAACATGATGCATGTAACCTGTCTTCCAACCAACAAGTGGGGAACGAAGGCACACCAAATATTTTGTTGGATAAGAACTCTACTAGTTATACTTCAAAAACAGGCTGTTTAAGTTCTTTCAACATGTCATCTCCAATGCCTCGGATGGAGCCTAGTAAGCCAAGCACGTTTAAGAATCAATATCTTATGGTTCAAGAAGCTTGTGATGAAACTAGCATGATTGCTTATAATTTCATTGGCCGCTTGCTAGAAGAGTTTGCAAGGAGTGAAGGCGTAGAGTTAGATTGGTGTGCTAATTTATATCTGAGTAGCAACTCTTCAATTGAAGAAGACCTTTCTG TTGAACAGACTCATATTAAGGCTAAGGGAAATGATTCAGTAATTATTAAAGTTTGTCAGGAGTTAATACCTCCTCTTTCTAAAAG TGGAACAAAGAGACTTCAACAGTTGCTGGGATTGTGA
- the LOC120079870 gene encoding uncharacterized protein LOC120079870 isoform X1 yields MEFYQTDSQALLVQIRRQEVLLKSKRRWLLGLPTSVSRPKYSDHSDFLNKRNLPESLLREDDVFYETVKTRVEEAFGVLNVETRHLGIRANRILDTCKVGKLIMSCLNDLSIRGLYLLAIILTEDSVQLEKTRWKLKRAIKEFIPKVLRRKSEDCRQLEMVKGLSQLFNDSKNFRRRCSATLTSSSLSIHDAVSQVLYGLGDLPTQVLLAMRRKLEGVRFMPQMKRHRHGWGRDRLINLLTKISEKMLSSIGEGDELQESLAKAMAVADLSHKLVPGRHNSSLIEFYPFSPQIKTLHNEIVKAIWFVRRKGNFQKLKQLKSLLDPDAKVSHRNLRHSIKAMLIDYLFECSDMDTVPKSLLKALALVNADSRSATDSVFSQDEIEEDAECVFSLSAQMKQVVWDLLPNCDFEHDFADAYMEELEESDDDFEEINDDSCDGWPQEDKEPQSVYVEGMGESMPANLDHSSVGNILAPSQASLNNADVESLQYSTPMHVKREGSLDSSFSCRLSFMESKGQHDACNLSSNQQVGNEGTPNILLDKNSTSYTSKTGCLSSFNMSSPMPRMEPSKPSTFKNQYLMVQEACDETSMIAYNFIGRLLEEFARSEGVELDWCANLYLSSNSSIEEDLSEVEQTHIKAKGNDSVIIKVCQELIPPLSKSGTKRLQQLLGL; encoded by the exons ATGGAGTTCTATCAGACCGATTCTCAAGCACTTCTGGTACAGATTCGACGTCAAGAGGTCCTTTTGAAATCGAAAAGAAg ATGGCTACTGGGCCTTCCTACATCTGTGTCTAGACCAAAGTATTCTGATCATTCTGACTTTTTAAATAAACG AAACTTGCCTGAATCGTTGCTGAGAGAAGATGAT GTTTTTTATGAGACTGTCAAAACAAGAGTTGAAGAAGCGTTTGGAGTGTTAAATGTTGAAACAAGGCATCTCGGTATTCGAGCCAATCGAATATTAGATACTTGCAAAGTTGGAAAACTCATCATGTCATGTCTCAATGATCTGAGCATCAGGGGACTTTACCTTCTTGCCATAATACTTACTGAAGACTCTGTCCAATTGGAAAAGACTCGTTGGAAGCTGAAAAGAGCCATCAAAGAATTTATTCCAAAAGTTCTAAGAAGGAAGAGTGAAGACTGTCGACAATTGGAAATGGTTAAAGGATTGTCTCAACTTTTCAACGACTCAAAAAATTTTCGAAGAAGATGCTCAGCAACTTTGACATCGAGTTCGTTATCTATCCATGATGCTGTATCACAGGTGCTGTATGGATTAGGAGACCTGCCCACCCAAGTTCTATTAGCTATGCGTCGAAAGCTTGAAGGAGTTCGATTTATGCCTCAGATGAAACGTCACAGGCATGGGTGGGGTCGTGATCGTCTGATTAATCTTCTTACAAAAATTAGTGAGAAGATGCTTTCATCAATTGGTGAAGGAGATGAATTGCAAGAATCACTTGCAAAAGCCATGGCAGTGGCTGATTTATCACACAAACTAGTACCAGGTCGTCATAATTCGTCCTTAATTGAGTTCTATCCCTTCTCACCCCAAATAAAAACCTTGCACAATGAAATAGTAAAAGCTATATGGTTTGTTAGAAGGAAGGGTAACTTTCAGAAGCTCAAACAGTTGAAATCTTTGTTGGATCCTGATGCTAAAGTGTCCCATAGGAATCTAAGACATTCAATTAAGGCGATGTTAATagactacctttttgaatgTAGTGATATGGACACTGTGCCGAAATCTCTTTTGAAAGCTTTAGCTTTGGTAAATGCGGATTCTCGAAGTGCAACAGATTCAGTTTTCTCACAAGATGAAATTGAAGAGGATGCTGAATGTGTATTTAGTCTGAGTGCTCAGATGAAACAAGTAGTTTGGGATTTACTACCTAACTGTGACTTTGAACATGACTTTGCTGATGCATATATGGAAGAGTTGGAAGAAAGCGATGATGATTTTGAGGAAATTAATGATGATAGTTGTGATGGCTGGCCTCAAGAAGACAAGGAACCCCAATCTGTTTATGTTGAAGGTATGGGGGAATCAATGCCGGCCAATTTGGATCATTCTTCAGTAGGGAATATCTTGGCCCCTAGTCaggcatccttaaataatgcaGATGTGGAATCCCTCCAATATTCTACACCTATGCATGTTAAGAGGGAGGGTTCTTTAGATTCTTCTTTTAGTTGCCGTCTTTCATTCATGGAATCCAAAGGTCAACATGATGCATGTAACCTGTCTTCCAACCAACAAGTGGGGAACGAAGGCACACCAAATATTTTGTTGGATAAGAACTCTACTAGTTATACTTCAAAAACAGGCTGTTTAAGTTCTTTCAACATGTCATCTCCAATGCCTCGGATGGAGCCTAGTAAGCCAAGCACGTTTAAGAATCAATATCTTATGGTTCAAGAAGCTTGTGATGAAACTAGCATGATTGCTTATAATTTCATTGGCCGCTTGCTAGAAGAGTTTGCAAGGAGTGAAGGCGTAGAGTTAGATTGGTGTGCTAATTTATATCTGAGTAGCAACTCTTCAATTGAAGAAGACCTTTCTG AAGTTGAACAGACTCATATTAAGGCTAAGGGAAATGATTCAGTAATTATTAAAGTTTGTCAGGAGTTAATACCTCCTCTTTCTAAAAG TGGAACAAAGAGACTTCAACAGTTGCTGGGATTGTGA
- the LOC120079870 gene encoding uncharacterized protein LOC120079870 isoform X4 translates to MSCLNDLSIRGLYLLAIILTEDSVQLEKTRWKLKRAIKEFIPKVLRRKSEDCRQLEMVKGLSQLFNDSKNFRRRCSATLTSSSLSIHDAVSQVLYGLGDLPTQVLLAMRRKLEGVRFMPQMKRHRHGWGRDRLINLLTKISEKMLSSIGEGDELQESLAKAMAVADLSHKLVPGRHNSSLIEFYPFSPQIKTLHNEIVKAIWFVRRKGNFQKLKQLKSLLDPDAKVSHRNLRHSIKAMLIDYLFECSDMDTVPKSLLKALALVNADSRSATDSVFSQDEIEEDAECVFSLSAQMKQVVWDLLPNCDFEHDFADAYMEELEESDDDFEEINDDSCDGWPQEDKEPQSVYVEGMGESMPANLDHSSVGNILAPSQASLNNADVESLQYSTPMHVKREGSLDSSFSCRLSFMESKGQHDACNLSSNQQVGNEGTPNILLDKNSTSYTSKTGCLSSFNMSSPMPRMEPSKPSTFKNQYLMVQEACDETSMIAYNFIGRLLEEFARSEGVELDWCANLYLSSNSSIEEDLSEVEQTHIKAKGNDSVIIKVCQELIPPLSKSGTKRLQQLLGL, encoded by the exons ATGTCATGTCTCAATGATCTGAGCATCAGGGGACTTTACCTTCTTGCCATAATACTTACTGAAGACTCTGTCCAATTGGAAAAGACTCGTTGGAAGCTGAAAAGAGCCATCAAAGAATTTATTCCAAAAGTTCTAAGAAGGAAGAGTGAAGACTGTCGACAATTGGAAATGGTTAAAGGATTGTCTCAACTTTTCAACGACTCAAAAAATTTTCGAAGAAGATGCTCAGCAACTTTGACATCGAGTTCGTTATCTATCCATGATGCTGTATCACAGGTGCTGTATGGATTAGGAGACCTGCCCACCCAAGTTCTATTAGCTATGCGTCGAAAGCTTGAAGGAGTTCGATTTATGCCTCAGATGAAACGTCACAGGCATGGGTGGGGTCGTGATCGTCTGATTAATCTTCTTACAAAAATTAGTGAGAAGATGCTTTCATCAATTGGTGAAGGAGATGAATTGCAAGAATCACTTGCAAAAGCCATGGCAGTGGCTGATTTATCACACAAACTAGTACCAGGTCGTCATAATTCGTCCTTAATTGAGTTCTATCCCTTCTCACCCCAAATAAAAACCTTGCACAATGAAATAGTAAAAGCTATATGGTTTGTTAGAAGGAAGGGTAACTTTCAGAAGCTCAAACAGTTGAAATCTTTGTTGGATCCTGATGCTAAAGTGTCCCATAGGAATCTAAGACATTCAATTAAGGCGATGTTAATagactacctttttgaatgTAGTGATATGGACACTGTGCCGAAATCTCTTTTGAAAGCTTTAGCTTTGGTAAATGCGGATTCTCGAAGTGCAACAGATTCAGTTTTCTCACAAGATGAAATTGAAGAGGATGCTGAATGTGTATTTAGTCTGAGTGCTCAGATGAAACAAGTAGTTTGGGATTTACTACCTAACTGTGACTTTGAACATGACTTTGCTGATGCATATATGGAAGAGTTGGAAGAAAGCGATGATGATTTTGAGGAAATTAATGATGATAGTTGTGATGGCTGGCCTCAAGAAGACAAGGAACCCCAATCTGTTTATGTTGAAGGTATGGGGGAATCAATGCCGGCCAATTTGGATCATTCTTCAGTAGGGAATATCTTGGCCCCTAGTCaggcatccttaaataatgcaGATGTGGAATCCCTCCAATATTCTACACCTATGCATGTTAAGAGGGAGGGTTCTTTAGATTCTTCTTTTAGTTGCCGTCTTTCATTCATGGAATCCAAAGGTCAACATGATGCATGTAACCTGTCTTCCAACCAACAAGTGGGGAACGAAGGCACACCAAATATTTTGTTGGATAAGAACTCTACTAGTTATACTTCAAAAACAGGCTGTTTAAGTTCTTTCAACATGTCATCTCCAATGCCTCGGATGGAGCCTAGTAAGCCAAGCACGTTTAAGAATCAATATCTTATGGTTCAAGAAGCTTGTGATGAAACTAGCATGATTGCTTATAATTTCATTGGCCGCTTGCTAGAAGAGTTTGCAAGGAGTGAAGGCGTAGAGTTAGATTGGTGTGCTAATTTATATCTGAGTAGCAACTCTTCAATTGAAGAAGACCTTTCTG AAGTTGAACAGACTCATATTAAGGCTAAGGGAAATGATTCAGTAATTATTAAAGTTTGTCAGGAGTTAATACCTCCTCTTTCTAAAAG TGGAACAAAGAGACTTCAACAGTTGCTGGGATTGTGA